GATTTCACCGTGAGTTTGCTGATCAGCGGGCGGCCATGCCAGGAGGCGGCGCAGGACTTGCCCGCGAGGGGCTCGCTCCCGGCCAGGGGCCATTGACCCGCGGCGGGGTAGGGGCGCCATGGTGATTCCCAACTTGCGGGCTTTCCATCGGCGATGGCCTCGAAGCCACCATTCGGAATGGTGGTGCCGGTGGCGGAGAGTTCATCCCACAGCACCTCCTGCTGGCGGAGCACGCCGGGCCGGGCCTCCGCCCAAGGACCGTTCAGATCCAGCTCGATCTCGCCATCGTGCGCCGGAGTGAAGCTCACGGTCATCTCGCGCCAGTTCCACCAGCGGATCGGGAAGCGGATATCGCTCAGGCGCGCGTTCTTCTCCGGGCTGTCCTCGAAAGTGCCGGGGCTGGCTTCACCCAGCGAAACGCGGAGATCGCGGATCGGCTGCCCCGCGGCAGGGACGCGGAGGAAAAGCCGGGCCTCGGCGGGCGGGTAGGGGACGAAATCTTCCGCGGCGGCGGGCAGGGCGAGGAGCAGGGGGAGCAAGCGGCGGAGCATGTGGCAAGACACTACGCGAGGTCGGCGGCAAGACGATCAGCGATGTCGCGGGCGAGGTAGGCGCCGCGGTCTCGCGGTTTGACGCGGGGGCCCGGATCGTCTCCCATCCGCGGCATGCGGAACTCCGGGGAGGACAAGAAGAAGCGCGATATCAAGGGCGGCCTGGCATGGGTGCTCTCCTACGTGCGGCCCTACCGGCATATCTTCATCCCTTCCCTGGTGGCGCTTTTCGTCACGGCGGCGCTCTCGCTGGCATTTCCCTTCTTCCTGAAGGAGCTGATCGGCGATCCGGCGGATGCTTGGAAGGACGGCAGCATCGACGTGCTGGCCACCCGCAAGAAGGCCGATGAAACGATCCTCTGGCTGGTGGGCATCCTCGCGGTGCAGGCCTTCATCGCCTACTGGCGGGTGAGGGGCTTCACCCGGGCCGGGGAGGCGGCGCTGAACGACCTGCGGCGCGATCTCTTCCAGCATCTGCTCAAGCTGCCGATGCCCTTCTTCCAAGACCAGCGCTCCGGCTCGCTGAGCAACCGCATCTCCGCGGATCTCGGCGTGGTGCGGGAGACGGTGCTGAACACCCTGCCGCAGGCGGCGCGCCATAGCGTGGTGCTGGTCGGCAGCTTGATCGCGATCTTCGTCTTCTCCTGGAAGCTTTCGCTGGTGATGCTGTGCAGCGTGCCGGTGGTGGTGCTGGCGGTGGCGATCTCCGGGCGCAAGGTGCGCAAGCATTCGCGCGAGGCGCAGGACGCACTGGCCGAGTCCGGCATGGTGATGGAGGAAAGCGTGCAGGGGATCGCGGACGTGAAGGCCTTTTCGAACGAGAGCTTCGAGAAGACCCGCTACGATCGCGCGCTCGACCGCTTCTTCGATGTGACGCTGAAGGGGGCGAATGCCCGTGCGGCCTTCCTCTCCTTCGTGATCTTCGCCATGTTCGGAACGATCGGTGGCGTGGCTTGGTATGGCTCGCACATGCTGGCCGGCGGCGGGATCGATCAGAAGGATTTCACCGGCTTCATTCTCTTCAGTGTGTTCGTCGGGGCATCGCTCGGGACCATGCCGGAGATCATCTCGCAGTTCCAAGCGATGTCCGGTGCCACCGAGCGCTTGCGCGAGCTGATGGCGGAGCGGTCGGAGCGCAGCGGCCGTCTTTCCGCCGCCAAGCTGGGCGGTGCGCTGGCTTTCGACAACGTGAGCTTCCGCTATCCCTCGCGGCCGGATGCCCCGGTGCTGCACGAGCTTTCCTTCATCGCGGAGCCGGGCAAGCGCATTGCCTTGGTAGGGCCATCGGGCGCAGGCAAGTCGACGGTGTTTTCCTTGATCCTCGGCTTCCACGAGCCGGAGTCGGGTCGTGTCTTGTTCGATGAGAGCAATGCGGCGGACCTCGAACTCGCTGCCATCCGCAAGCAGATCGCCGTGGTGCCGCAGGAGGTGATGCTCTTCGGCGGATCGATCCGCGAGAACATCGAATATGGACGCCCCGGCGCGAGCGCGGAGGACATCGAGGCCGCGGCCAAGCAGGCGAACGCGCATGAGTTCATCTCCAAGCTGCCGGAGGGCTACGACACCTTGGTCGGCCCGCGTGGCGTGAAGCTCTCCGGCGGTCAGCGCCAGCGCATCGCGATCGCCCGGGCGATCCTCGCCGATCCCCGCATCCTCTTGTTAGATGAAGCGACCAGCGCGCTTGATACCGAGAGCGAGCGACTGGTGAACGAAGCGCTGGAACGCCTGATGACCGGTCGCACCAGCCTCGTCATCGCGCACCGTCTCTCGACCGTCCGGGATGCGGACACGATCCTGGTGCTGAACCACGGCAAGCTGGTGGAAAGCGGCACCCACGATCAACTGATCGCGAAGCAAGGCACCTATCACCTGCTGGCGGAGACGCAGTTGTTGTGAAGAGCCGTCAGCAGGGTATGTAGTCCCGCCTTCAGGCGGACGAAGCCACGGGAGGGGCTGTTTCACCAAGATTCTTGCAACTGCTCCCCATCCCGGTATCCCGTGGTATGCCCTACCAATGGCGCAAACTCTCTGCTGCGGAGCGGGAGAACCGGCTTGCTCTGAGGAAGCTCTTAAAGCGTCCATGGCACCGCCCGCCTCACTTCTCTCAAGGGTCTATCCACTATCATTTGTCTTCGGCTTGCTATGAGCACCGGCCTTTCATCGGGAACTCGGAGCGACGCATGCATGACTTTTCGGTACTGTTGCTGGAGGCGCTTTCCGTGTCTCCGGTTGCCTGGTGTGTGCTACCGAATCATTACCACCTCTTGATCCGCTCCGATGACATCAAGAAGACGGTGAGCGAATTGGGACGACTTCACGGCCGGACATCTTTCCAATGGAACGGGGAGGATGGGCTCAGGGGGCGTCAGGTATGGCACTCTGCTTCGGACCGCGCGATGCGAAACGAGGAGCACTTCTGGGCGACGGTGAACTACATTCATCATAATCCGGTGAAGCATGGTCATGTAGGGTCTTGGTGGGATTGGCCCTATTCAAGTGCCCTGGATTTTCTGGAGGCAGAGGGGACGGGGGAAGCCGCGCGGATATGGAGGGACTATCCTGTCTTGGACTACGGCAAGGGATGGGACGATTGAGGGCATTGTGAGCAACAAAGGTAGCTTCGTCCGACTGAAGGCGGGACTACTTACCCTTGAATACCCGCTCACTCATGAGCTTCGGATTGGAATCCCGGCCTTGTGATGTAATCGCCATTTCCGCCGCGCGCTGCATTCTTGCGCGTCGCGAAGCGACTATTATCCTTCCAGCACGATGAAAACTTGGCATTACCACGGCTCCTCCGGTTCCACCGCCACGACTTCTGAAGAAAACCTCGCCGAGCTCGTGGAGAGCGGCGCGATCACACCGCAGACCTACATGTGGACGCAGGGGATGGGCGGATGGGAACCGGCCGCGAAGGTGCTCCCCGATCTCTTCCAAGGTGCGGGTGCCCCGCCGCCGCTTCCTCCGGGTGGCGGCCCGCCTTCGCTCGGCGGCAAGCGCTCGCACGAGATCGATTACGAGATCATCGGCGAGTCGATCCAGATGGTGGAGATCGAGCTCGATCCCGGCGAGACGGTGATCGCGGAAGGCGGCGCGATGAACTACATGGAAGACGGCATCGCCTTCGAGACGAAGATGGGCGACGGCTCCACGCCGGACCAAGGCTTCATGGGCAAGCTCATGGCCGTCGGCAAGCGCGCGCTGACCGGTGAGTCGCTCTTCATGACCCACTTCACGAACCGCGCGGGCGGCAAGAAGCGTGTCACCTTTGCCGCACCCTATCCCGGCACGGTGGTGCCGATCGATCTGGCCCAGCAGGGCGGGGAATTGCTTTGCCAAAAGGACGCCTTCCTTTGTGCCGCGCTCGGTACGCAGATCGGCATCGCCTTCAACCGCAAGCTCGGTGCCGGCCTCTTCGGCGGCGAGGGCTTCATCCTCCAGCGCCTGCAGGGCGATGGCGTGGCCTTCATCCATGCGGGTGGCACGGTGGTCCGCAAGGAACTGAAGGGTGAGAAGCTCTTCGTGGACACCGGCTGTCTGGTGGGCTTCACCAAGGGCATCAACTACGACATCCAACGCGCCGGTAATCTGAAGTCGATGGTCTTCGGCGGCGAGGGTCTCTTCCTCGCCACCCTGCAGGGTCACGGCACCGTCTGGCTGCAGAGCATGCCCTTCGCCCGTCTCGCGCAGCGCATCACCGGCATGTATGCCAGCGGCCGCGAGCAAGGCTCGGCCCTCGGCGGACTTGGCAATCTCTTCGGTGACTGATGTCCGAGGACGAGGAGATCCAGAGCATCTACGAGTGGATCGATGCGGATGACTACACCACCGCGGAGCTGCTGATCCAGCGGCTCCGCGATCAAGGGTGTACCCGCTGCGAGCTCAGCTTGTTCGAGGCGATCTGCACCTACGAAAAGAAGGATGATGCCGGGTGCCTGCGCTTGCTCGCGGAGTTCTTGCGGGAGGCGCCGGGCCATCCGAAGCGCAGCTACGCCATCTTCACCGCCGCGATCTGCTTGGTGAATCTTGGTCTGGAGAGAAGGGCGCTCGACTTGCTGAGGAGCCTGCCTTCTTCCTATCCGGATCGAGGTGCCGAGCTAAAGAATGTTCGTGCCGTGCTCGCCAAGCGGCGGGCGGCCCGGGTGCACGCGGATGCGATCCAGGCGCTGCTCGAGGGCGACTGATCTACTCCGGCAGCAGCTCACCCAGAGACGCGACCCTGCCGCCTTCTAACAGGACGCGGGCCTGCCGGTTGCGGGGATCGATCTGGGTGAGGAACTCGCGGCAGCGACCGCAGGGCGCCAAGATGCGATCCTCCGCCACCGCGACCACGGTCTCGATCTGTGTCTCGCCCGCCTTGATCATCTCCGCGGCGGCGGCGTGCTCGGCGCAGAAGCCCATGCCGCAACTTACGTGGATGCAGATCCCGGTGTAGATATTGCCGAGAGGAGTGCGGATGGCTGCGGCGACACTGGCGGCATCCCAGTCCGGGCGGCCCAGCGTGATTGGGCGGACCAAGCTGCGGGCGGTGGCGAGGAGTTCCTGATCAGCCCGCTGCGTCCGGTATTCCATGTCTCAGCGAACCATAAAGATATTGAAGTAAAAGATCAACGAGGGAAGCACCGCAAGAAGGCCCAGAAGGGCAACGGGCAGTGGTCGGCTACCCACAGCGGGAACGATGGTGAAGCCGGGCAAGAGAGGTGCGACGAGTAGCAAGTAAGGTAGCCATGGCGGTGGGGTGGGAGTCCCCGGGGGAACCGGGCTTGCGCCGCTGTAGGAGACCACAAAAAGTTCCATCGCTGTGACATAGGTAATGACAATGCCTAGCATGAATGCTGCGACCGCATAAGGTGCGAGGAAACGGTGGGCCGTAGGAGCAGTGCCCACGCGGGCGATTCGATAGGCAGCCGCGCCGGTCAGGGTAAGACAGGCGAGAATGTGGATATAGACGAGGAACATGCCGGTGCGTGTTTGCTCCAAGCCGATCACCAGCCGAATCGCGCCTTCACCGCTTCCCGCTTGAGCCGCAGCTCGCGCCATTCATTCACCAGACGGCTCGCCTCGATCACGCCGCAGCCGGCGGGCAGGCGGATTTGGCGGCCGCTCCACCACACGCCGCGGATCGCGACGATGGCGTGGAACTCGCCTTCCACCATCGCACCGAAGGGCGCGCCGAATCCTTCCGGCGTTCCGAGCCGGCGACGCCATGCGATCAACTGCTCCATCGTCTCCGGCGTGCGTGGCAGCGGGCCCAGCGCCGGGGTAGGATGCAGGCGCCGGATCAGCGAAACGGGATTCTCTGCTTGGTAGAGATCCACCTCGATGGGCGTGTGGAAGTGGACGATCGAGCGCAGCTCCATGATTCCCCGCGCGCCACGTCGCACCCGGCCGATATCGCCGAGCTTCGCGACCAGCGACTGTGCCACGTACTCATGTTCGCGGATCTCTTTCTCGTCTACCGCCAGCACGTCCCGCTCCTCCGTGCGTGCCGTCCCGGCCAGCGCCATCGTTTTGAGCACATTGCCGGTCAGGGAAAAGAGCCGCTCGGGAGAGGCCCCGGCGAAGCCCGTGCTGCCATCCGTGTAGCCGTAACCCAGAAGCGGTTCGCTCGATGCCGCCGCGGCGGCGAGCAGGATGCTACCCGGGTCCGCCGCCATCAGTCCTCGCTCCACCGCCACCGGCACGGTCTTCTCGAAGATGCCGGCACGGATCGCCGCGCTGACTTCCTGGAAGACGGTCGCGAAGGCCGAGGCATCCGGTGCATCCCACACGCAATCCGGGATCGCGGGCAGCGGGCTGGCACTCCGCTCCACCAGTTCCCAGCGCTCCGGGATGTGCCAGGGCTCCTCCGCGGTCAGCCCGAAATCATTCCGGTAAAATGCGGTGGCTCCCGCTGGTACGACATTCGTCGTACGAAAGGGCCCGTAGCCGCGCAGCGTGCGACCGCCCGGTAGATCGAGAAATGCAATCGCCTCGCTCACGCTCCGGTTCCTCCTGTCTTCATCCGGTCCATTTCCGCGCTCATGGCGGAGACGAGTTCCTCCAGCTCCTTCGCCCGCTCCTGCACGCGGGCAGCACGCTGGCCATGGATCGCGAAACCGATCGCAAAGAGAATGATGCCGCAGGGAATGAGCACCCCCGAGATCCCCAGCATCACCGAAACCGAAGTAGAAAATGAGGGAGCGGAAGCGCCCCGGCTTCCCATGGAGTCAAAAAGCATGAACATGCTGAGCGAGTAGGCGATGGGGCCTACGGTATTGAGAGCCGTACCAATCGCCATCAGCCACCACGGCGCGCCACGGCGGGTGCGCCACATCCCGGCCAGGCCGATCCAGAAACACGACATCAGTCCCAGGAAGAGGACGATGGAAACGATCGAGAGCCAACTGGATGCAGTGGACATGAGCCGATCCAATCCGCGAGGGCCGCAATCGTCAATCGCAGCGGACCTGCTATGATCGGAGCGTCAAAATGGCGGCAAAATACCTCTTTCAGGAATGACAGGAAATTGGCGCCCTGCGCAGCTTTTGGCTCGACTTCCCGGCACCTTGGTTTTGTCATGGCAAACAGGTTTCCCCAAGAAGCCTGCAAACCCAGCCTCCCACTTCAAACCCAAACCCAATGACGGCCCGGCAGCAGCTCGTGTCCTGCGGTGTGTCGTGTGTTCTAGCTCTCTCCGGCTCCGCCTTCGCGGCGGTAGCCCTGTGCGATGAGAGCGGCAGCACCGGCGGAAACCGCCCGCTCGGTCGTCTCGAGGAGGCAACGGATTTCACCACGCAGAGTCTCGCCGCCGAAGGCGCGGAGACGGATCTGCGGGTCACCCGCGTGGATCGCGTCCCCGGCATGCTCACGGCAGTGCCGGAGCCGGCGGCGATCCTGATCGGGAGTATCGGTTTGCTGGCATTGGTCCGCCGGCGAAGGGGATGACGGGTTCTGTCCCCGGAGCCGCGCTTCCGCAAGGGAGCGCGGCTTTTCCTTTTTCGGTGGGGAGGGTCTTGGTCTGTGATCTGCAATGCACGGTTGCCCGGGCCCGTAGAGCTCGGGCACAGTGCGAGCGTTCCCCATGATGCGATTCCTTCTTCCTCTCCTCTCCGCGGCGGTGCTGGCTGCTCCTGCCCGCGCCGTCGAGCCTGCGGGCCTGCTGGCGAACGGCGACTTCGAGACCCTGACCGAGCGCGGCAATGCGGCCGGTTGGCCGGTCACGGCGGATATCACGCTGGAGAAGGAAGGCACGAACCACTTCATGCGCCTCAAGTGCCTGCGCCCCTTCTCGAAGGTCATGGTCCACCGCGAAGTGGCGGTGGAGCCGGGCATGGAAGCCTTCGCCCTCAACTACAAGGTGCGCCATCAGGACATCAAGCGCGGCAAGGAGAACTGGCATGACGGCCGCATCATGATGAACTTCAAGAGCGCCGCGCTCCAGCAGGTGGACCCCTCACCGAAGCATCCGTCTTTCAGCGGCACGCAGAAGGACTGGCAGGAGCGCTCGCAGCAATTCCGCG
The sequence above is a segment of the Luteolibacter rhizosphaerae genome. Coding sequences within it:
- a CDS encoding ABC transporter ATP-binding protein, coding for MRNSGEDKKKRDIKGGLAWVLSYVRPYRHIFIPSLVALFVTAALSLAFPFFLKELIGDPADAWKDGSIDVLATRKKADETILWLVGILAVQAFIAYWRVRGFTRAGEAALNDLRRDLFQHLLKLPMPFFQDQRSGSLSNRISADLGVVRETVLNTLPQAARHSVVLVGSLIAIFVFSWKLSLVMLCSVPVVVLAVAISGRKVRKHSREAQDALAESGMVMEESVQGIADVKAFSNESFEKTRYDRALDRFFDVTLKGANARAAFLSFVIFAMFGTIGGVAWYGSHMLAGGGIDQKDFTGFILFSVFVGASLGTMPEIISQFQAMSGATERLRELMAERSERSGRLSAAKLGGALAFDNVSFRYPSRPDAPVLHELSFIAEPGKRIALVGPSGAGKSTVFSLILGFHEPESGRVLFDESNAADLELAAIRKQIAVVPQEVMLFGGSIRENIEYGRPGASAEDIEAAAKQANAHEFISKLPEGYDTLVGPRGVKLSGGQRQRIAIARAILADPRILLLDEATSALDTESERLVNEALERLMTGRTSLVIAHRLSTVRDADTILVLNHGKLVESGTHDQLIAKQGTYHLLAETQLL
- a CDS encoding TIGR00266 family protein → MDYEIIGESIQMVEIELDPGETVIAEGGAMNYMEDGIAFETKMGDGSTPDQGFMGKLMAVGKRALTGESLFMTHFTNRAGGKKRVTFAAPYPGTVVPIDLAQQGGELLCQKDAFLCAALGTQIGIAFNRKLGAGLFGGEGFILQRLQGDGVAFIHAGGTVVRKELKGEKLFVDTGCLVGFTKGINYDIQRAGNLKSMVFGGEGLFLATLQGHGTVWLQSMPFARLAQRITGMYASGREQGSALGGLGNLFGD
- a CDS encoding tetratricopeptide repeat protein, with translation MSEDEEIQSIYEWIDADDYTTAELLIQRLRDQGCTRCELSLFEAICTYEKKDDAGCLRLLAEFLREAPGHPKRSYAIFTAAICLVNLGLERRALDLLRSLPSSYPDRGAELKNVRAVLAKRRAARVHADAIQALLEGD
- a CDS encoding cytidine deaminase family protein, with translation MEYRTQRADQELLATARSLVRPITLGRPDWDAASVAAAIRTPLGNIYTGICIHVSCGMGFCAEHAAAAEMIKAGETQIETVVAVAEDRILAPCGRCREFLTQIDPRNRQARVLLEGGRVASLGELLPE
- a CDS encoding chorismate-binding protein; amino-acid sequence: MSEAIAFLDLPGGRTLRGYGPFRTTNVVPAGATAFYRNDFGLTAEEPWHIPERWELVERSASPLPAIPDCVWDAPDASAFATVFQEVSAAIRAGIFEKTVPVAVERGLMAADPGSILLAAAAASSEPLLGYGYTDGSTGFAGASPERLFSLTGNVLKTMALAGTARTEERDVLAVDEKEIREHEYVAQSLVAKLGDIGRVRRGARGIMELRSIVHFHTPIEVDLYQAENPVSLIRRLHPTPALGPLPRTPETMEQLIAWRRRLGTPEGFGAPFGAMVEGEFHAIVAIRGVWWSGRQIRLPAGCGVIEASRLVNEWRELRLKREAVKARFGW
- a CDS encoding PEP-CTERM sorting domain-containing protein gives rise to the protein MTARQQLVSCGVSCVLALSGSAFAAVALCDESGSTGGNRPLGRLEEATDFTTQSLAAEGAETDLRVTRVDRVPGMLTAVPEPAAILIGSIGLLALVRRRRG